Proteins found in one Hoplias malabaricus isolate fHopMal1 chromosome 17, fHopMal1.hap1, whole genome shotgun sequence genomic segment:
- the chrm2b gene encoding muscarinic acetylcholine receptor M2, which produces MNFTNFTIHDGSQNYTNVSSPKGYTLPEQVLVVLGLSALSLITIIGNILVIVSIKVNKNLQTVNNYFLFSLACADLIIGLFSMNLYTVYIVTGHWPLGPVVCDLWLALDYVASNASVMNLLIISFDRYFCVTKPLTYPVQRTTKMAGLMIAAAWILSFILWAPAILFWQFIVGKRTLKMNECKIQFFSNAAVTFGTAIAAFYLPVVIMSVLYWQISKASRSRMRRERGRVCGTGQDTRIQPMSSSEGSEARTQSQRIEDMVRAGQHSGSDATTGEDRESENDSTSDSVMASSNQRGEDVSVETNGIKSCPAKTSSQVKASWAKLTCFTASRKGGDSRYEPASANEKTNNRKERQRLMALILMHPHKKKRKSMSSRERKVTRTIMAILVAFVVTWTPYNVMVLINTFCDSCIPDSMWVFGYWLCYINSTVNPACYALCNVTFKNTFKQLLMCKYKNIRTIR; this is translated from the exons ATGAACTTTACAAACTTTACAATCCATGATGGAAGCCAAAACTACACCAATGTGAGCAGTCCTAAAGGATACACACTGCCTGAGCAGGTTCTCGTCGTTCTGGGTCTGAGCGCCTTGAGTCTGATCACAATTATTGGCAACATTCTCGTCATTGTGTCCATCAAGGTCAATAAGAACCTCCAGACAGTCAATAATTACTTTCTCTTTAGTCTAGCATGTGCTGACCTGATCATTGGCTTGTTCTCCATGAACCTCTACACAGTCTACATTGTGACTGGCCATTGGCCTTTGGGGCCTGTTGTCTGTGACCTGTGGTTAGCTCTTGATTATGTGGCAAGCAATGCCTCTGTGATGAACCTCCTCATCATCAGCTTTGACCGCTACTTCTGTGTCACCAAGCCCCTCACCTATCCAGTGCAGAGGACTACCAAAATGGCAGGTTTGATGATCGCTGCAGCCTGGATCCTGTCCTTCATTCTGTGGGCTCCAGCCATCCTCTTCTGGCAGTTCATTGTAGGCAAGCGCACcctgaagatgaatgaatgtaaaattcAATTTTTCTCCAATGCAGCTGTCACCTTTGGCACAGCCATAGCTGCCTTCTACCTGCCTGTGGTTATTATGAGCGTTTTGTACTGGCAGATCTCTAAAGCCAGCCGCAGCCgcatgaggagagagagaggaagggtgTGTGGCACTGGCCAGGACACCAGGATTCAGCCCATGTCAAGCTCTGAGGGGAGTGAAGCAAGGACACAAAGCCAGAGAATTGAGGACATGGTCAGAGCAGGACAACACAGTGGTTCAGATGCCACTACAG gtgaagacagagagagtgaaaatgaCTCAACATCTGACAGTGTTATGGCCTCATCCAATCAGAGAGGTGAAGACGTTTCTGTAGAAACTAATGGCATCAAGAGCTGCCCAGCTAAAACCTCATCCCAAGTGAAAGCAAGCTGGGCCAAACTGACTTGCTTTACAGCTTCCAGAAAGGGTGGAGATAGTAGGTATGAACCTGCCAGTGCAAATGAGAAGACCAACAATcgcaaagaaaggcagagacTGATGGCCTTGATCCTCATGCATCCACacaagaagaagaggaagagtatgtcctccagagagagaaaggttaCAAGAACGATAATGGCCATTCTGGTAGCCTTTGTTGTCACATGGACACCATACAATGTAATGGTATTGATCAACACCTTCTGCGATTCCTGCATCCCTGATTCCATGTGGGTTTTTGGCTATTGGCTGTGCTACATCAACAGCACGGTTAACCCAGCTTGTTATGCTTTATGCAACGTAACTTTCAAGAACACCTTCAAACAATTGTTGATGTGCAAGTACAAAAACATTCGCACAATCAGATAA
- the fbxl14a gene encoding F-box/LRR-repeat protein 14a: METHVSNLFPEILAMIFSYLDVKGKGRVAQVCVAWRDASYHKSVWRGVEAKLHLRRANPSLFPSLQTRGIKKVQILSLRRSLSYVIQGMPNIESLNLSGCYNLTDNGLGHAFVQDIPCLRILNLSLCKQITDSSLGRIAQYLKNLEFLELGGCSNITNTGLLLIAWGLHRLKSLNLRSCRHVSDVGIGHLAGMTRSAAEGCLSLEHLTLQDCQKLTDLSLKHISKGLSKLKVLNLSFCGGISDAGMIHLSHMTQLWTLNLRSCDNISDTGIMHLSMGSLRLFGLDVSFCDKVGDQSLAYIAQGLYQLKSLSLCSCHISDDGINRMVRQMHELKTLNIGQCVRITDKGLELIADHLTQLTGIDLYGCTKITKRGLERITQLPCLKVLNLGLWQMTEGERVR, translated from the coding sequence ATGGAGACGCACGTTTCAAACCTTTTTCCAGAGATTTTAGCCATGATTTTTAGCTACCTGGATGTTAAAGGCAAAGGCAGAGTTGCACAGGTTTGTGTGGCGTGGAGAGACGCGTCCTACCACAAATCAGTGTGGAGGGGAGTGGAAGCTAAACTTCACCTCAGAAGAGCAAACCCTTCTTTATTCCCCAGCCTTCAGACACGAGGAATTAAGAAAGTGCAGATCCTCAGTCTGAGGCGCAGTCTGAGCTACGTCATTCAGGGCATGCCAAACATTGAGAGCCTTAATTTGAGTGGATGCTACAATTTAACAGACAACGGCCTGGGACATGCGTTTGTGCAGGATATACCATGCCTGAGGATTCTCAACCTGAGCCTATGCAAGCAGATCACGGACTCCAGCCTCGGGCGAATTGCGCAGTACCTAAAGAACCTGGAGTTCCTAGAACTTGGTGGCTGCAGCAACATCACCAACACAGGGTTGCTTCTCATTGCATGGGGCTTGCACAGACTGAAGAGCCTGAACCTTCGCAGCTGCAGGCATGTTTCTGATGTGGGCATTGGGCACCTGGCTGGCATGACCCGCAGTGCAGCAGAGGGCTGCCTCAGCTTGGAGCACCTCACCCTGCAGGACTGTCAGAAACTGACTGACCTGTCTCTGAAGCACATCTCCAAGGGCTTGAGCAAGCTAAAAGTCCTGAACCTCAGTTTCTGCGGTGGGATTTCTGATGCCGGCATGATCCATCTGTCGCACATGACGCAGCTATGGACCCTCAATCTGCGCTCATGTGACAACATCAGCGACACAGGAATCATGCACCTGTCCATGGGCTCTCTCAGGTTGTTTGGTTTGGATGTGTCATTCTGTGACAAAGTGGGAGACCAGAGCCTGGCCTACATCGCCCAAGGCCTCTACCAGCTCAAGTCCctctccctgtgttcatgtCACATCAGCGACGATGGCATCAACAGAATGGTGCGACAAATGCATGAGCTCAAGACCTTGAACATTGGCCAATGTGTGCGCATTACAGACAAGGGGCTTGAGCTCATTGCTGACCATTTGACTCAGCTGACTGGGATCGACCTGTACGGATGCACCAAAATCACTAAGAGGGGACTAGAGCGGATAACGCAGCTCCCATGCCTTAAAGTGCTGAACCTAGGTCTGTGGCAGATGACTGAAGGTGAAAGAGTTAGATGA
- the prr5a gene encoding proline-rich protein 5a: MLEDLSGTPSRPPTPKSTSFSFSALASLPHCLHMEGSSHPFRRTLYRLKLVSSPNLSQLGKSEKTSLEEQGSGPNATWNSIHNAVIGVFQKKGLADNELYSLNEGVRQLLKTELGSFFTEYLQNQLLTKGMVILRDKIRFYEGQKLLDSLAETWDFFFCDVLSMLQAIFHPVQGKEPSVRQLALLLFRNTITLNMKLEEALSRPRARIPPSVVQMLLVLQGVHDSRGVTEEYMKLESIIQKVVSPYLGTQGLCSHDCDSTGCSCVIEKRLQWCWSKPGGDIQATNPVVRSKSYNIPMLTPVAEYDSEVSSVSSVGIRRHSACEVTSIMEQQGYSSLSVGIETSSTPRLSLDHDLTISGVKRGASGQPALVSPTIFVHNSAGPLHSGPQVSNSEVEKTVSSPTSCSSSPETIVMQGVDSLESDQDGIFIDFSHCRSDSFGTSRKTS; this comes from the exons GACTCTGTACCGGCTGAAGTTAGTGAGTTCTCCGAACCTGAGTCAGCTGGGAAAGAGTGAGAAGACGTCTCTGGAAGAGCAAGGTTCAGGACCTAACGCCACATGGAACAG CATTCACAATGCAGTTATTGGAGTCTTCCAGAAGAAAGGGTTGGCTGACAATGAGCTGTATTCCTTAAATGAAGGTGTAAG ACAACTGCTAAAAACAGAACTGGGCTCTTTTTTCACTGAATACCTTCAG AATCAGCTGCTGACTAAAGGCATGGTAATTCTGAGGGACAAGATAAGATTCTACGAAG GACAAAAATTATTGGACTCTCTGGCTGAGACCTGGGATTTCTTCTTTTGTGATGTTCTCTCAATGCTCCAGGCCATATTTCACCCAGTCCAG GGAAAGGAGCCATCAGTGCGTCAGCTGGCTTTGCTGCTGTTCCGGAACACCATCACCCTGAACATGAAGCTGGAAGAGGCTCTGTCCAGACCAAGAGCTCGCATCCCACCTTCTGTTGTCCAGATGCTTCTGGTCCTTCAG GGTGTCCATGACTCCAGAGGTGTTACTGAGGAATATATGAAGCTGGAGTCAATCATTCAGAAAGTTGTGTCACCTTACCTGGGCACACAGGGGCTGTGCTCTCATGACTGTGACTCCACTGGTTGCTCCTGTGTGATTG AAAAGCGTCTGCAGTGGTGTTGGTCAAAGCCTGGGGGAGACATACAGGCCACTAACCCAGTGGTCCGCTCCAAGAGCTACAACATCCCAATGCTGACACCTGTGGCTGAATACGACTCTGAGGTCAGCTCTGTAAGCAGCGTGGGCATCCGGCGGCACTCAGCCTGCGAGGTCACCTCCATCATGGAGCAGCAGGGCTACTCTTCGCTTTCTGTGGGCATAGAGACCAGCTCCACCCCACGCCTCTCTCTGGACCATGACCTTACCATATCTGGGGTCAAACGAGGAGCGTCAGGACAGCCTGCTCTTGTATCACCCACCATCTTTGTCCATAATTCAGCAGGGCCCTTACACTCTGGCCCTCAGGTATCCAACTCTGAGGTGGAGAAGACTGTCTCCTCACCCACCAGCTGCTCCTCCAGCCCAGAAACTATTGTCATGCAGGGTGTAGATTCTCTGGAATCAGACCAGGATGGGATCTTCATTGATTTTTCCCACTGTCGCTCCGACTCTTTCGGGACCAGCCGGAAAACCAGCTGA